The nucleotide window GAATAGTACGTTCGAATGACcatctttttaaaaaatcggtaTTTTTGACCTACCCAGGTATGTGTAATCCCTTAAAGTACTCAAGATTATCGATTTAACCGTTACCTTAGAGTTTGACAATTCAGCATTTTCACTGGTGCACCCATCTCTAATACTGCATGCGGTCCTTGGTCATAAATTATACCCGCCCCTAGACCCTAAGTCCTCCATGGTTTCCATCTGCAGGCTCGAGTGCACCAGTACCAAGCCCAGATATCGAAACTCCAGCTCGAGAGCGAGTCTCTTCGAGGTCAACTTCGGGGTCTGGAGGCTGCTTGCGCCGGTGAAGTCCACGCCGCCCTGGTAGCCAGGCTGGCCAACCTCGAGACCGAGCACGCGGCTCTGGCGCGGGACGCCGACGCTCAACGTCGACAGTACGAACGGTGTCTGGATGACGTCGCCAACCAGGTCGTCCGCGCCCTGCTCTCCCAAAAGGTTCACCCTAGCTTTAACCGTTCGTCGATAGCCGATCATCGCCAAAATATCATCACCAAACCAACCAACGCACACGTCGCACGTCTCCTTTATACCGATTCCTCTTGATTTCAGGGTCTGAGGGAGGAAATCGGGGCTCTTCAGAGGCGCATCCGCGAACTCGAAGCCCAGAATCGGGCGCTCTCTGGACTCCTGGCTCAAGCCACAAGTCCCGGAAGTCCCACCGATCTCATTCACGGAATTCTCGAGGCTGGACCCGCCGCTCTGGTCGCTGCCCTGAGCCTCGACGCCGCTTGGGTTCCGCTTACGCGACCGAGGTCCTTGAACCTTCAGATCCCCGTCATGGCCACCGCCAAATGTCGCAGGGCCAGGCCTCTGGGTGAGTTGAAGTTGTCCGGACACTGAGAACCGGAAGCTCTGGAGCCAGCAAGATAACTGTGATCCTGAACTTGCGGGGTGCGAATGGTTTCGAACCTTTCGTGGACTGGAAAATCCGAGGAACTGATTCGTTCACAACCACCTCGTTAAagatcttttcaaaattgtctttctttcatttactCACGCCAGGTCAAAAACCCTCGGAAGAAGAGGGCAGCGAGAGTCCGGAGAGTGGGAACAGGGACGAGGGTTACTCGACGATGTCGAGCGACGTTCAGGGCGAAGGAACCCGACAAGAACCGGCGAGAGGGTTGGAGGACCTGAAGGAAGCCACGGACGAAACGGAAGCCGACGTCTCACCCGACGCTCGTCTCGTGACCCTCGACGCCGGGGATCCGGATGTACTTTTTTTACCCTTAAATCTAACCGTAGGAATTAACCCAAGGCACAGCTATCCACCAACCAAAGATCTACTACCCTATCAGCACGTGATGCGGAGCTTTTCCGACAGTCATCTTTGCCTGAAACTTACCACCACCGCCAGCCTTTCTCCCTACAATATAGCAAGTCCGTCTGGTTCGTCCGTTCTTCTCGTAGAAGAAGAGGGTTGGGATGCGGAATACGTCCAGCAGTGGCTGAGGTGGGTAAAAGCTACTAGTCACGATGCGTTGGTTtactttgaattatttttgggACATTTTTTGACGCACGCAAACGTCGAATGACGAGATTTTAGTCCTCGTTTGCTGCATCGGTAACATTATATGTCCGGAATGTATTTAATTGTCTTAAAGTCTAATTTCATCGGAAATAGGTTACATGATATACTTCCGATTCACGATCGTTGATTGTGGAGATCATTCACGCtgtgaagatttttttttttttgtactgtatatgaaaaattctgacatTGATTGGTGATAGGGATCCTTCAAAAGTTTGGTTTTAGTGATAACTTCGTGTGATTGCATTCAATTCTTTACTAGAAAGTTCAAAGCTTTCCATAGATATATTAAAGAAGCTCCGAAACGTCGTCATAAGGCTCGTCTATATCGAAAACATGACTAAACGAACAACGAAACCAATTCAGGTTGGACGACACCAGAAGTGCCCAGCAGCACCGCGATCTCCTAGAGCTGGAATACGACCGAGCTGAACTTGAGGATTGGAGTTTTTCCTTGTCGACGGAGGACCTTGCCCAGGGTGAATCGACGTGGAAGGAACCAGCGATCACTCCCGCTTTGCCGGCGATAAAGGAGCAGAATCCTCTGGAGCTCGAGGAGGACGCGAACGAGTGTTTGTGGAACGGAGCAAGCTACCTGGCGGACCGAGCGGGCGGTGAATTGGTGAGTTGCGGGAAGACGAGGCAAGGTGGAAAGGACTCGTCCCAACATGGCGAGTAACTTTTGGAACGCTTTAACCAGGTGGCTCTGCTCATGGATGCGAGAACCAGCGGACCATGGCCGTACGCTTCGAGTCCCGGAGCTTCTTGGAGCAGCGAAGAAGGCGGTCCGGAAAACTCCAGCAAAAGATCTTCCGCGGCTCTTTCCGGCTGCAGCGACGATCCGGACTCTCCGTCGGTCGGAACCGATTTCACCCGGGATTTTTACAGACTGGTTAAATTCGAGAGCACTAAAAGCCTCGCGAGTACCTCTTCGAGGGGGGGAAAACCTCCGGAAAGGGAACAGGCCCTCCAGAACGTTCTATCGTTCATCGCCGAGCAACAGATGTACCTGGCGGAATTACCGCACTATTATCACGACGCTGCTAACTGCAACGAAACCCCGAATCCAAACGAAGGTCAGTGTTTCTCAGGGATCTTGAGAAGTCCGGAAGGATTTTATAGATCGCGATCAGGTGTCGAAGAGTATCGTAGAATAGGATTCAAAAACACGATACAAATATTGACGAGTTTCTTGTCTTTCCATATCTTGCTCTATGATATTCTATCAGGATTCTTCGTGTCTCCACTTCTTGGTAACATTTGAAATGGTTTCATTTGAAATAGGCATTTTAAACGTAAATTGTATtatgcatttttcattttaaatattaaGCATTTTATCCAGCAGTGCATATCTTGTGTAACAtgtatgaaaagtttttgaacaCTGTAGTTTGTGCACACCCAAATGCTATATtgcattgtttttttctttctttatcctGTTCAAGCAGCGATCGCAGCTTGCGCCGTAAGTCAGAACGAGCGAGTTTGCGAAACAGCCGAGTCGGGCTCGGGCGACAAGGAAAACGGCGGTCATGAAAATTCCGTGGAAATGGAGCCAGGCGATGATATTCTCGAGCAGATATTGGTCCCGTCTTTGGCGCCCGATGAAAGGATCATCAGTACCGTTTCCTGCAACGGTGGAATTTCCTACACAACCGTAGCTCCCTCCGAACTCGGCGCCGTTCCCGAAGAAGACGAGGAAGCGGCCACCTCCTCAACCCCCAGTACCGTCGTAAGTCTCTCGGAAATCGCGGAAAgcccataatttttttacattacaaCGATCAGAAAACTCCACCCGATTCGCGAGGTTGTGATTTTCTATACAGAAATGAGTCTATCTTTCGGGTAGATCAATTTTTTAGCCTTTTCGATCAAATTACGTTTCCGTTGATAGAGAAGGGTGGTTAAGTTTTCgagattgattttcaagtcgCAACTTTGAATAACTGATATTCGTATTAGGGAGAGGTTCTCAGTTAACcaacaattattcaaattattggTTACACGTGACATTTATCTagttttatctttatttccATAAGCTGTGAAGTTTGGAAAAATGGTTAACGATATCGTTGAAGCTGAGACACTTTTAACGAGTGACTAAAATCACCGCTTGCATTCACTTTTCACGTCATTACGATATCGTCCAACATCGGAAACGAAGAAACCAGACGTTTCCAAGTTCAACTTACTCGTAGTTATCATCGAAACTAAAATATCTAATGTAGTCTCTTTTCTCCAGGACGTTTTTCGCTATCTTAACGAATTTTAAGACGTCTGTAATGTATAACACATAGAGTTCAGTTCAGAGCTGTAAACACGtgtcaagaatttttttttttttgttagtttatatttaaatgagtaaattttaattttatacattgaataataaccaaaatctTAATATGAGCAGCAGGTAGTAACAGGTTGAAACACAAAGCAAACATCATCTAATAAAACTAGCTTTTCTTTCATTAATCACGtcaaggaaataaaaatttgacatctatAATCCAGACTCAAAATTGGCGTTGACTGGTGCAATCattctcaataaaaaaaaaaaaaacaatcgtacGAACGGTTTCGAAGTTATCTGTTCAGTGAAGAGCGCAGTTGAACTATAAATTTCGAAGCTCAATATCGGGTCGAAACTAGTATCTCTTAATTTCAAAgtcaacttgaaaattttgcgtTCTCATTTTCGAAGGTGAGTCCAGCCCGAGGTCCGCTTCTGGTCGAGGGTCGAGATCGTACGTTGAGTTTCCACGAGCGGGCAACGTCGAAGGACGTGATAGACGAGCTGAACAGGATGATACGGAAGGGCGAGGACCATCCGGCGTCTCAGGACGCGGCTCAGACCGTCCTCGAGAAGCTTGATCTCGCCTGCTGTTGTCCAACGGGTTGGGTCCACGTGGAAAGAGACATAGACTTCACGGATCCGAAGGTAGGTTCGAAGGCCCGCCGAGCGAGTTGAAATGCGTTGGAAAAATTGGGCTCCAGGAATCCCTGAGGAAGGTGAATTTATTAATCTCCATAATTTTATCGACAAATATTCAGGCCAGGGCGAATCTGCTCGACGTTATGTTGGCAAGCAGCGAAAGTTCATCGGCGACATCCAGCAGCGGATCAGCCGGAAGTGATTCCGGCGACGAGCCACCCGATTATCGTCATCTTCACAGACTCCATCGGTACCGACGTCAAAAGAAAGGTAACTAGAAACTTGCTGTACGTTGTTTGAAATCGGTTGAAATCGCTTAGCTTTGAGACCTCCCTTCGccttgtttctctttttttttttttttttctttataatcaCTATTGTTATCTGTTTTCCGCTTAAATCACCGACCTAACAATAAGCGAAGCCacttttcatcattttccaTTCATACTCACGCTGCGGAATTAATCAAGCTGAATATCTCGACTCGTTGTTGGTTTATTTGTGTCTCTTCcgttctcttttctttttttctttgttcttaTTTGTTATCGCTTCGATGATTATCCTCATAATTTGCTCCTCTTCACCGCTTACTCGTCGTTCTGATAACGCGACACCCGCTTTGCGTTAATTGTTTAATGAAATAGAAAgattgaataatcaaaaattgcTAATCTTAACACCGAATCCTCACTCGCAggcatacatgtataacatACACGCTTTTTGCTAATCGACACTTTTGCATCCGGaggtcaatttttcaaaataatctgAGAAAGCATGTGTTTTTACCCTAAATGGCTTCGAAAGCCATTGACTTTTCGAAATTCTATCGCATATCGTAATTCCGGTAAAAGAAATTTGCGACGTGTAAATGAAAGGCGATTTTTCGCAAATGAAAGCTTGagctttttccttttttttcactttgacCACACTATAATCGTCAGTCGCAAATTCCTTATACCGAAATTATTATCAGCAAGACTCTTGCGTTTTATATCGCatcgataattaattttaagtcGTAGATTCTCGGATGAACCGGCGATAATTGCATAATATACGACGAGGTTTCCGTCAAACGAAACGGCGTCGTCATTCTTGCAAAGCCGAGACTATCGAGATATCTGCTCGATGATAATAAATGTTAACTGGATGAAAAATCGTTCTCGTAAAAGCTGCTATCGCTGTACATAGCCACTCTCGTATTTTCTGTTCAGATGGTAGCTCCTCCTGCGCGCTCTGCTTTGATTGTCACAAGAAAAGCTACGTAGTTCGGCTTAGTGATGATCAATTTCTCTAACTCGTTTTGATCGTGACGTTTTCATTtgataatacgtatatatccgtaccaaaaaaaaaaaaaaaattcaatagatAAATTAAAAGTCAAACGATCGATAAGATCATGTCTCGCGTGTTGCGTCGAAGTGAATTCTTtatctctatatatatatatatatgtatgtatatgtcgAACTTGACTTGgcttttatatacatatataataataataataataacaattataatcATTGTACACGTATTCGATGTTATACACGAAAAACAAATGCGATCTttggaaatcattttttttttattttttttttttgttcctcacGTATTCACTGTATACTTATACGCATACTACTAACCGCAGATTTCTTGTTAACCCCTCGATTATACGGAGATGTAACCGATtcgttgataaaatttttcgtagcTTGCgcagaaaattatatttcaaagtaaatgtacgaaattttgttagaaaagaaaaaaatatcataattttgaagcttaagattgatgaaatttcgttAAAACGTTCAAAAGTCGAATAACACGTAATGCAATAATTGTCAGTAGGTGAATGAAAATTGCGTTGgttagaaaatttataaatgataACGCCGAAAGTTCGATGAATTTTAATCGGTTGATTGATGtaaatgagaaaagaaaaaaaacaaaaaagaaatggagagatttcgagtttggtgtttgatatttgaaaattgttgaatattatTCGACGACGGTcggtttgaaattaatttacatgACAAGAGTTCGCGGGATTCGGATTACACCCGGGGTTACATCTCCTTGGAGGAATAATGATCGTGTCAGTTTCGGgacgaatgagaaaaaagaattaattgaaaattggaaaaaaaaaaaaataaataaaatacgaagaaaggaaaaaaaaatcggataaCTAGTTGAAGGCTAAGCCGAGCTACCCCTGTGTCCGCTAGAGCCGGTATAGAAGAGCAAGAGAGTGGTCTGAGGCATGTTGACCTGCTGCTTGGTTTCCCAGCCTCCGCGGCCCAGGCCCAACGAGTCCTCCGCATCCCGTCGGCTTGGGGCGCATCGGCGAGACCCTCGATCATCGGACGGGACGACTTCTTCGTGAGGTACGGCGACAAGGAACGCGAGGCGGTAGCGACCTTCGATTTTCTCAACGACATCTGCACCCTCTCATCGCCGAGCGACTCGAACGGCGGCAGTCTTATCGACATCGCCGAATCTCCAGGATGCTGCAACGCCGACTGCAAGGAGGACCTGA belongs to Neodiprion lecontei isolate iyNeoLeco1 chromosome 5, iyNeoLeco1.1, whole genome shotgun sequence and includes:
- the LOC107217344 gene encoding uncharacterized protein LOC107217344 isoform X5; translated protein: MLGVLKRRWKPSKRASNGRGTEANLGAELALDKPRPVASPRQIHPLYGEKAGLLGYCDSVGNTESFPPPPNIVVEGGRIEFVRPSQDIATTPRKNTVSRGSQTLADHPEKSDPAKESLEERVQELERTLQAERAAAQRDRATITRLQRQINKREATQRDVERERRQRMEAEARVREATAEAERARTRVHHLQRELVRMEESARGILQQKQRAEQLKQEKTALTLSYEGLREEIGALQRRIRELEAQNRALSGLLAQATSPGSPTDLIHGILEAGPAALVAALSLDAAWVPLTRPRSLNLQIPVMATAKCRRARPLGQKPSEEEGSESPESGNRDEGYSTMSSDVQGEGTRQEPARGLEDLKEATDETEADVSPDARLVTLDAGDPDVLFLPLNLTVGINPRHSYPPTKDLLPYQHVMRSFSDSHLCLKLTTTASLSPYNIASPSGSSVLLVEEEGWDAEYVQQWLRLDDTRSAQQHRDLLELEYDRAELEDWSFSLSTEDLAQGESTWKEPAITPALPAIKEQNPLELEEDANECLWNGASYLADRAGGELVALLMDARTSGPWPYASSPGASWSSEEGGPENSSKRSSAALSGCSDDPDSPSVGTDFTRDFYRLVKFESTKSLASTSSRGGKPPEREQALQNVLSFIAEQQMYLAELPHYYHDAANCNETPNPNEVQAAIAACAVSQNERVCETAESGSGDKENGGHENSVEMEPGDDILEQILVPSLAPDERIISTVSCNGGISYTTVAPSELGAVPEEDEEAATSSTPSTVVSPARGPLLVEGRDRTLSFHERATSKDVIDELNRMIRKGEDHPASQDAAQTVLEKLDLACCCPTGWVHVERDIDFTDPKARANLLDVMLASSESSSATSSSGSAGSDSGDEPPDYRHLHRLHRYRRQKKASAAQAQRVLRIPSAWGASARPSIIGRDDFFVRYGDKEREAVATFDFLNDICTLSSPSDSNGGSLIDIAESPGCCNADCKEDLMKLSPL